A DNA window from Brassica napus cultivar Da-Ae chromosome C1, Da-Ae, whole genome shotgun sequence contains the following coding sequences:
- the LOC125580398 gene encoding protein CHROMATIN REMODELING 4-like: MTDSGSGMIDRDWVMKQKRRKLPCILDLLDRKGDTSAAAIDSPADKPTKHQLKAGSTPERTSKRKGQSLPENNSLAFGSPENASSDKLTNHLDLTPQGTSSKRKGHDGNYFECVICDLGGDLLCCDSCPRTYHTACLTPPLKRIPNGKWICPKCSQDSGALKPAISKRARTKTSKRHSQDRPKSERASQIYCSSLVSGEPSSEKGNNISARESKSIGKEMMDRCSAELGHVSADDQPGSPVIPTAHPPSCEDLPESKLSNTGKSHEAPVERVEHACSEMVVNKTVVEAETGKGKRKKRKREPNDGETLKGCKADKKRTKKSLSKVGSPKTKTAESSKKKKKKKKNRVTLKSLSKTPSKVEIPEKVKKLSKEERRAIRDTDKSSSYLDDKNSIPPATLQVDRVLGCRIQDPNKTSLYGALSDDLCSDNLQDNDQRDSTVQDTDAELVVAEDRIDSSSEIGKSSRKSRLKDRDMDESAIGTECLVEEKEDTVSEDTFDATVSRHVDNEDKKASETPVSVDAHQYEMGEKSPVAGEEVDEPVVAIAADLIGETVSYEFLVKWVGKSNIHNSWISEADLKSLAKRKLENYKSKYGTAVINICEDNWKQPQRIIALQVSKEGYQEAYVKWTGLAYDECTWESLEEPILKESRHLIDLFQKHEKKTLERDIAKGISPRTRGESQQSGVITLTEQPSELRGGALFPHQLEALNWLRRCWYKSKNVILADEMGLGKTVSASAFLSSLYFEFGVARPCLVLVPLSTMPNWLSEFSLWAPLLNVVEYHGGAKARAVIREYEWHAKSSTVTTKKMTPYKFNVLLTTYEMVLADSSHLRGVPWEVLVVDEGHRLKNSESKLFSLLNTFSFQHRVLLTGTPLQNNIGEMYNLLNFLQPSSFPSLSSFEDKFHDLTSAEKVEELKKLVAPHMLRRLKKDAMQNIPPKTERMVPVELTSIQAEYYRAMLTKNYKILRNIGKGVAQQSMLNIVMQLRKVCNHPYLIPGTEPESGSLEFLHDMRIKASAKLTLLHSMLKVLHKEGHRVLIFSQMTKLLDILEDYLNVEFGPRTFERVDGSVAVADRQAAIARFNQDKNRFVFLLSTRACGLGINLATADTVIIYDSDFNPHADFQAMNRAHRIGQSKRLLVYRLVVRASVEERILQLAKKKLMLDQLFVNKSGSQKEFEDILRWGTEELFNDSAGANKKDTAESNGNLDVIMDLESKSRKKGGGLGDVYQDKCTDGNGKVVWDESAIMKLLDRTNIQSPSTDGADTELENDMLGSVKPVEWNEETAEEQVRAESPAMVTDDTDEQSSERKDDDVVSFTEENDWDRLLRMRWKRYQSEEEATLGRGKRLRKAVSYREAYAPNTSGAVIENGGEDEKEPELKKEYTPAGRALKDKFTKLRERQKTRLAKRNVVEDSIPNGNVDQVTEAANQDEESPIMMDLDDSQQCDDAQKRKAKSLSLDSSSDPTPGFPSQHHHAAECPPSLPPNNLAVLGLCAPNFTQPEPSRRNYSRPSSRPHFPFSLPQTSGLVDRETNNQEPSMGKLKPHNVKEEPSHQPLSNMDGWLPVRPFPPSGDFERPRSSGAALAEFQEKFPLLNLPFDDNLLPRYPFQPRNMGTSRQEIMANLSMRKRFEGSSGHYMQDLFSMPPPMPFPPNMKVPPVDPPVFSQQEELPPTLGLDQFATALSSIPENHRKVLENIMLRTGSGLGHLQKKKTRVDAWSEDELDSLWIGIRRHGYGNWETILRDPRLKFSKFKSPEYLAARWEEEQSKFLDSLSSLPSKSSRTADKSTKSPLFPSLPQGIMNRALHGTKYATPPPRFQSHLTDIKLGFNDLASTLPLFEPSNHLGLRSEPFPAPGDPSAGPSNTPTSDKPFPLNSLGMGNLGSLGLDSLSSLNTQQRSDEKRDAIKRGKLPLFLDMQLPPMLDSSNNVLFLGRSTYPSLVDPNRVLNLHNQMGKDVLGGCSSSSENKLPHWLREAVTVPAAKSPEPPTLPPTVSAIAQSVRVLYGKDSTTIPPFVIPEPPPPLPRDPRHSSLRKKKKRKSRPSTQMTTDIANSSHNVAESSSQGNPPAPPLSLSGEPASSEPIRVPAPTEEPSQVTKPSLEEVTDASRSVSPESKISEPKSTNRDGDSDLDTCEADQLRIHLDDKPMDVEQESENASNKQCEPTEAETPNMDAEQLH, encoded by the exons ATGACTGATTCAGGCAGTGGAATGATTGATAGAGATTGGGTCATGAAGCAGAAACGAAGAAAACTTCCGTGTATACTTGATTTATTAGACCGAAAAGGGGATACTTCTGCGGCGGCTATTGATTCTCCGGCTGATAAACCAACAAAGCATCAGCTTAAGGCTGGCTCAACTCCTGAACGGACCTCTAAAAGAAAGGGACAGTCCCTTCCTGAAAATAACTCTTTGGCTTTTGGTTCTCCGGAAAACGCTTCTTCCGATAAGCTAACTAATCATCTTGATTTGACTCCTCAAGGGACCTCCTCTAAAAGGAAGGGACATGACGGG AACTATTTTGAATGTGTCATCTGTGACCTTGGTGGTGATTTACTCTGCTGTGATAGTTGTCCTCGGACCTATCATACCGCATGCCTCACTCCTCCTCTTAAG CGGATTCCAAATGGCAAGTGGATCTGCCCAAAGTGTTCCCAAGACAGCGGTGCGCTAAAGCCTGCCATTTCAAAGCGGGCAAGAACAAAAACCTCGAAAAGACATTCACAAGACAGGCCGAAGAGCGAGAGAGCTTCACAGATATATTGCAGTTCTCTTGTTTCTGGAGAACCATCTTCAGAGAAAGGAAATAATATTTCGGCTAGGGAGAGCAAGTCCATAGGAAAGGAAATGATGGATCGGTGTTCTGCTGAGCTTGGTCATGTATCTGCGGATGACCAACCCGGTTCACCTGTCATACCCACTGCACATCCGCCTTCCTGCGAAGATCTCCCCGAATCTAAACTATCAAATACCGGAAAAAGTCATGAAGCACCCGTGGAGAGAGTGGAACATGCGTGTAGTGAGATGGTGGTAAACAAGACGGTTGTTGAAGCAGAGACTGGAAAAGGGAAAAGGAAAAAACGGAAGCGTGAACCCAATGATGGGGAAACTCTTAAAGGGTGCAAGGCTGACAAGAAACGTACAAAGAAAAGTTTGTCCAAAGTGGGTTCTCCGAAAACCAAAACAGCGGAGtcttcgaagaagaagaagaagaaaaagaaaaatcgaGTGACTTTAAAATCTTTGTCCAAAACCCCGTCCAAGGTGGAAATACCAGAGAAAGTGAAG AAGCTTTCCAAGGAGGAACGTCGTGCAATACGTGACACAGATAAATCTTCTAGTTATTTGGATGACAAAAACTCTATTCCTCCTGCAACCCTACAG GTGGATCGTGTTTTAGGATGCCGAATCCAAGATCCTAATAAGACCTCGCTGTATGGTGCTCTTTCAGATGACTTGTGTTCTGATAATTTACAAGATAATGACCAGCGAGATAGCACAGTGCAGGATACAGATGCTGAATTAGTGGTTGCCGAGGACAGAATAGATTCCTCTTCTGAGATAGGTAAAAGTTCCAGAAAGTCACGTCTGAAAGATAGAGATATGGATGAATCCGCTATAGGTACTGAGTGTTTGGTCGAGGAGAAAGAAGATACGGTTTCAGAAGACACTTTTGATGCCACAGTGAGTAGACATGTGGATAATGAAGATAAAAAAGCTAGTGAAACACCTGTCTCTGTTGATGCACATCAATACGAAATGGGGGAAAAAAGCCCTGTGGCAGGGGAAGAAGTTGATGAGCCTGTTGTTGCTATAGCTGCAGATCTTATTGGAGAGACGGTATCATATGAGTTTCTTGTTAAATGGGTGGGAAAATCTAATATCCATAACAGTTGGATTTCTGAGGCGGACCTCAAAAGTCTCGCtaaaagaaaactagaaaactacAAATCAAAGTACGGAACAGCTGTTATAAATATTTGTGAAGATAATTGGAAACAGCCTCAGCGAATAATTGCTCTCCAGGTTTCAAAAGAAGGTTACCAAGAAGCTTATGTAAAATGGACTGGTCTAGCTTATGATGAATGCACATGGGAGAGCTTGGAGGAGCCTATTCTTAAGGAATCACGCCATTTGATAGATCTCTTTCAGAAGCATGAGAAGAAGACATTGGAAAGGGATATAGCTAAGGGTATTTCCCCAAGGACAAGAGGTGAAAGTCAGCAAAGTGGAGTCATTACCCTCACAGAACAGCCTTCAGAGCTCAGGGGAGGTGCATTGTTTCCGCATCAGCTTGAGGCCTTGAATTGGTTGCGTAGGTGCTGGTATAAATCGAAAAATGTAATACTTGCTGATGAGATGGGGCTTGGAAAAACAGTGTCCGCCAGTGCGTTTCTCTCCTCACTTTATTTTGAATTTGGAGTTGCAAGACcttgtttggttttggttccACTTTCAACAATGCCGAACTGGCTATCCGAGTTTTCTCTTTGGGCTCCACTCCTTAATGTTGTGGAGTATCACGGAGGCGCAAAAGCAAGAGCCGTAATTCGAGAGTATGAGTGGCATGCTAAGAGTTCTACTGTAACGACCAAGAAGATGACGCCTTACAAATTTAATGTCCTTTTAACTACTTATGAAATGGTTCTGGCCGACTCATCTCATTTACGTGGAGTTCCATGGGAAGTTCTTGTGGTTGATGAAGGGCATCGTCTGAAGAATTCAGAAAGTAAGCTGTTTAGCTTGCTCAACACGTTCTCTTTTCAACACCGTGTACTTTTGACTGGCACCCCTCTCCAAAATAACATTGGTGAAATGTACAATCTGCTCAACTTCTTGCAACCATCTTCATTcccttctttgtcttcttttgAAGACAAGTTCCATGATCTGACAAGTGCTGAGAAAGTAGAGGAACTGAAGAAGCTTGTTGCTCCTCATATGCTTCGCCGGCTTAAAAAAGATGCCATGCAGAATATTcctccaaagacagagagaATGGTCCCTGTTGAGTTGACATCAATCCAGGCAGAATATTATCGTGCAATGTTAACTAAGAACTATAAGATACTACGAAATATCGGGAAAGGGGTAGCGCAGCAATCAATGCTGAACATAGTGATGCAGTTGAGAAAGGTGTGCAACCACCCATATCTCATACCTGGCACGGAGCCTGAGTCTGGGTCTTTGGAGTTTCTTCATGATATGAGAATAAAAGCATCAGCCAAGTTGACTCTATTGCACTCCATGCTCAAGGTGCTACACAAAGAAGGCCATAGAGTTCTGATATTTTCACAGATGACAAAGCTTTTAGACATTCTGGAGGACTACTTGAATGTAGAATTTGGGCCTAGAACATTTGAAAGGGTGGATGGTTCGGTTGCTGTTGCTGATCGTCAAGCAGCTATAGCACGTTTCAACCAGGACAAAAATCGGTTTGTTTTTCTGTTATCTACACGTGCATGTGGCCTTGGTATCAATCTGGCCACGGCTGATACTGTTATTATCTATGACTCTGATTTCAACCCCCATGCTGATTTTCAAGCCATGAATAGAGCTCATAGAATTGGACAATCCAAACGACTTCTGGTATATAGACTTGTCGTACGTGCTAGTGTAGAAGAGCGTATTCTGCAGCTGGCCAAGAAGAAGTTGATGCTCGATCAGCTGTTTGTAAACAAGTCCGGATCTCAGAAGGAATTTGAAGATATCCTGCGCTGGGGGACAGAAGAACTTTTCAATGACTCTGCTGGCGCGAACAAGAAAGATACGGCTGAAAGTAATGGCAACTTAGATGTAATCATGGATTTAGAAAGCAAGAGCCGGAAAAAAGGTGGTGGCCTCGGAGATGTTTACCAGGACAAATGTACAGATGGAAATGGGAAGGTTGTTTGGGACGAGAGTGCAATAATGAAGCTGCTTGATCGGACAAATATTCAGTCACCCTCCACAGATGGCGCTGATACTGAATTGGAGAATGATATGCTCGGCTCCGTAAAG CCTGTGGAATGGAATGAAGAGACAGCTGAAGAACAAGTTAGAGCTGAATCACCTGCGATGGTGACTGATGATACTGATGAACAGAGTTCAGAAAGGAAAGATGATGATGTAGTTAGTTTTACGGAAGAAAATGACTGGGACAGGCTTCTGCGTATGAG ATGGAAGAGATATCAGAGCGAGGAAGAAGCAACTCTTGGTAGAGGAAAACGTTTGAGAAAGGCTGTTTCATACAGGGAAGCATATGCCCCAAATACCAGTGGAGCTGTAATCGAG AATGGTGGTGAAGATGAGAAAGAACCAGAACTCAAAAAGGAATATACACCTGCAGGCAGAGCCCTAAAAGACAAGTT CACAAAGCTGCGAGAAAGGCAAAAAACTCGCCTTGCGAAAAGAAATGTTGTTGAAGATTCAATTCCTAATGGCAATGTGGATCAGGTAACTGAAGCAGCTAATCAGGACGAAGAAAGCCCTATAATGATGGACTTGGACGATAGCCAACAATGTGATGATGCACAGAAAAGAAAAGCCAAATCGCTAAGCCTAGACAGTTCTTCAGATCCTACACCAGGTTTTCCAAGTCAACATCATCATGCCGCAGAATGTCCGCCATCGTTACCACCAAACAACCTAGCAGTTCTTGGACTGTGTGCTCCTAATTTTACGCAACCAGAACCCTCCCGGAGAAATTATTCCCGTCCAAGTAGTAGACCTCATTTTCCTTTCAGTCTACCCCAAACATCGGGTTTGGTTGACAGGGAAACAAACAACCAGGAGCCTTCTATGGGTAAACTAAAACCACATAATGTAAAGGAGGAACCTTCTCATCAGCCTCTTAGTAATATGGATGGTTGGCTTCCAGTTCGTCCG TTTCCTCCGTCAGGTGATTTTGAGCGTCCCCGAAGTTCTGGTGCTGCTTTGGCTGAGTTCCAGGAGAAGTTTCCGCTACTTAACCTACCATTTGATGATAACCTGCTTCCTCGATATCCATTTCAACCGAGAAACATGGGAACTTCGCGTCAGGAAATAATGGCAAATCTTTCGATGAGGAAAAGATTCGAAGGTAGTAGTGGTCATTATATGCAAGACCTATTTTCCATGCCACCACCAATGCCGTTTCCACCAAATATGAAAGTCCCTCCTGTGGACCCACCCGTGTTCAGCCAACAAGAGGAGTTACCACCGACTTTGGGTTTGGATCAGTTTGCAACGGCTCTTTCATCTATTCCGGAGAACCATCGAAAGGTTCTTGAGAATATAATGTTGAGAACAGGCTCTGGACTTGGGCACTTGCAGAAAAAGAAAACGAGAGTAGATGCATGGTCCGAGGATGAACTGGATTCTCTCTGGATTGGGATTCGCAGACATGGGTATGGGAACTGGGAGACGATTCTCAGAGATCCAAggctaaaattttcaaaattcaagtCTCCGGAGTACTTGGCAGCGAGGTGGGAAGAAGAGCAGAGTAAATTCTTGGATAGTCTTTCCTCTCTTCCATCAAAGTCAAGCAGGACAGCAGATAAGTCCACCAAATCGCCCTTGTTTCCTAGTCTTCCCCAAGGTATAATGAATCGGGCTTTACATGGAACTAAATATGCTACTCCTCCTCCAAGGTTCCAGTCCCACCTCACAGACATAAAGCTCGGATTCAACGATCTAGCATCTACTCTTCCGTTGTTTGAGCCCTCTAATCACTTGGGATTACGAAGTGAGCCTTTTCCTGCTCCTGGTGATCCTTCTGCTGGACCATCAAATACTCCCACCAGTGACAAGCCTTTTCCACTCAACTCTCTTGGAATGGGAAACTTGGGTTCGTTGGGTTTGGATAGTTTAAGCTCCTTAAACACACAGCAGAGAAGTGATGAAAAACGGGATGCCATAAAGCGCGGGAAACTACCTTTGTTTCTAGATATGCAGTTACCTCCAATGCTTGATTCAAGCAACAATGTGTTGTTCTTGGGAAGATCAACCTACCCATCTCTCGTTGATCCAAACCGAGTGTTGAATCTCCACAATCAGATGGGGAAAGACGTATTGGGGGGATGTAGTAGCTCTTCAGAGAACAAGTTACCTCATTGGTTACGGGAAGCTGTTACTGTTCCCGCTGCAAAGTCACCAGAACCACCCACTTTGCCTCCAACCGTGTCAGCTATAGCTCAATCAGTACGAGTTTTATACGGTAAAGATTCTACTACCATTCCACCGTTTGTGATACCAGAGCCGCCACCTCCTCTTCCCAGAGATCCAAGACACAGTAGTCttcgaaagaaaaagaaacgtaAATCACGTCCGTCAACTCAAATGACTACAGACATTGCTAATAGCAGCCACAATGTCGCAGAAAGCAGCTCTCAAGGCAATCCACCAGCTCCTCCATTGTCTCTATCAGGTGAACCAGCTTCATCCGAGCCAATCAGAGTTCCAGCTCCTACAGAAGAACCATCTCAAGTAACTAAACCAAGTCTAGAGGAAGTCACTGATGCGTCAAGATCTGTATCGCCAGAGAGCAAAATCTCTGAGCCTAAATCTACCAACCGGGATGGAGACTCAGATTTAGACACCTGTGAGGCTGATCAACTTCGGATTCATTTAGACGATAAGCCTATGGATGTGGAACAAGAATCTGAAAATGCGTCAAACAAGCAATGTGAGCCAACAGAGGCTGAAACTCCAAACATGGACGCAGAACAATTGCATTGA